A segment of the Rhodothermus sp. genome:
CCTCTTCCAGCAGCTTATGCCGCAGGCGCTCGGCCATGCATCCCAGCACCCCGATACGCAGACCCGGCCGACGCTTCCGCTTATGCGCCCGGAAGAGGTCAAGGCGATGCCGCACCTTCTGCTCGGCATGTTCTCGGATAGCGCACGTATTGAGCAGCACAACGTCGGCCTGCTCTGGATCGCGAGTCAGTCCATAGCCGTGCGCCCGAAGAATGGCTGCCACGATCTCCGAGTCGGAGACGTTCATCTGGCAGCCATAGGTCTCGATATACACCTTCCGCGTGCCTTCTGCCTCCTCAGCCGTCAGCCTGGGCGTATCCAGATCATCGAGAATCTCCAGATCCTGAATCAGGTCCATAACCCACCGCGTCTCGAATATTTTCCAGCGGGGAAGATGAACGCAGGCCGGCTACTTTCGGGTCCCGTCCGTGCATCAGCCAGTTCACCACGTACTTGCCGATCATGTCAAATTCCAGATTGACCGGCGTACCCGGCTTCCAGGTCGGCACATTGGTTTTACGGAACGTATGAGGAATGATGGCCACCGTCAGCGTTTCCTCTTCAAGCCGGGCGACCGTCAGACTGATGCCATCAATCGCAATGGCGCCGGTAGGTATCAGATACGACCGAAACGCCCGAGGAAAGCGGATGCGGTAAAGCCGATCCGTGGTTTCCTCCGTAACGGCGATCACTTCACCCGTAGTATCGACATGTCCCTGCACGAAATGACCATCCAGCCGAGCAGTGACAGGCAGCGCCCGCTCCAGATTGACCGGCAGGCCTTCGGTCAGATAGCCCAGCGTCGTTTTGCGCAACGTCTCGGCCACGACCTCAACGGTAAATGTGGGCGCTGTGACCGCTACCACCGTCAGACAGACCCCATTGACAGCCACACTCTGGTCGGGCCGTAACGCATCGGCAAAATTTGCCCGAATCGTCAACCGTCGTCCAGCTCCAAGCGGCTCAATACGAACAATCCGCCCTGTTTCTTCAACAATCCCCGTAAACACTGTCGAGGCATATTTCTTGTTTAACCTCCGCTCCGTAGCCGAGAGGTACTGTACGTACGGAAGGATGTTTCGGTTGTACAACCTGCTCGATAGACCAGCCATCCATTAGCTATGTCGGCATCGATTCCCGACTACATCTATGAAAGTGTCCGCTCGCTGCCTCCTCTGCCCGCAGCGGTCGAGCGACTGCTGGCCATGTCGCGTGAGCCTGAAGTAAACTTTCGAAAGGTTGCTCAGGTCATCGAATCGGATCCAGCACTGACCGCTCGCATTCTGCGCGCTGCCAACTCTGCGTTTTATGGCGTCTCGCGACGTGTGCAGACCGTCCGGCAGGCGGTTGTGCTGCTGGGCCATGAGGTGATTATCAACCTGGCCCTGGGCGTTTCGGTACTTAACCTCAAACGCAATCTGCTCAAGCAGTGGCCTGGAGATCCGGCTGCCTTCTGGCGCCATAGCCTGAGTGTGGCATTGCTGGCTCGGGAGCTGGCCCGGCAGCTGAAGCTGGCCGACAGCGAAGGTGCCTTTGTAGCCGGCCTGCTCCACGACATCGGCAAGCTGGTGTTGCTTTCCCATCATGGCGTGGTCTACGCGCAGGTGTTGCTGGCCGCGCGTCAGAGCTCCCACCCCCTTCACATGCTGGAATACGA
Coding sequences within it:
- a CDS encoding riboflavin synthase; the encoded protein is MFTGIVEETGRIVRIEPLGAGRRLTIRANFADALRPDQSVAVNGVCLTVVAVTAPTFTVEVVAETLRKTTLGYLTEGLPVNLERALPVTARLDGHFVQGHVDTTGEVIAVTEETTDRLYRIRFPRAFRSYLIPTGAIAIDGISLTVARLEEETLTVAIIPHTFRKTNVPTWKPGTPVNLEFDMIGKYVVNWLMHGRDPKVAGLRSSSPLENIRDAVGYGPDSGSGDSR